In one Candidatus Absconditicoccus praedator genomic region, the following are encoded:
- a CDS encoding co-chaperone GroES, protein MTKLVPIEDRIVVKTIKEESKTKGGIVLPETTKEKPGRGEVVAVGEGKILDDGKRAPMDIKVGDVVHFTKFSPDEIELEENGEKVKYLVVKHDQVLAKENS, encoded by the coding sequence ATGACAAAACTAGTTCCAATAGAAGATCGTATAGTTGTTAAAACAATAAAAGAAGAAAGTAAGACAAAATGATGAATAGTGCTTCCTGAGACAACCAAAGAAAAACCTGGTAGGTGAGAAGTTGTGGCAGTTGGAGAATGAAAAATACTTGATGACTGAAAAAGAGCACCAATGGATATAAAAGTGGGAGATGTAGTTCATTTTACTAAATTTAGTCCAGATGAGATAGAATTAGAAGAAAATTGAGAAAAGGTGAAATATTTGGTTGTAAAGCATGATCAAGTATTAGCAAAAGAAAACTCATAA
- the groL gene encoding chaperonin GroEL (60 kDa chaperone family; promotes refolding of misfolded polypeptides especially under stressful conditions; forms two stacked rings of heptamers to form a barrel-shaped 14mer; ends can be capped by GroES; misfolded proteins enter the barrel where they are refolded when GroES binds) codes for MAKTIRYGDDSRKQVYSGIKKVADAVSVTMGPKGRNVILEKSYGAPTVTNDGVTVAKEIELEDHLENIGAELLKEAANKTNDAAGDGTTSTAVLVDAIVNEGLRYVSSGVNPFALGRGLHKATEKVVEELGKQSKAVDTKEQIRQVATISAQDEEVGEHIAEVMEEVGNDGVITVEEGRSLGLEKDVVKGMQFDQGYVSPYFVTDTGRMESVVEKPSIIITDKKISSIQEILPLLEQISNKGKKDIVLIAEEIEGEALTTLVLNKLKGVLNVLTVKAPGFGDRKKEMLKDIATVTGGQVITEEVGLSLENATMDVVGQAEKVISTKDNTTIVGGKGNENDINSRVQEIRVQIDETTSDYDKEKLQERLARLVGGVAVIRVGAATETEMKNKKYKIEDALNATRAAVSEGIVAGGGTALLSIGKVLDGYQLDDKDEQIGVEIIRKATEYPARQISKNAGYKGDLVIEKVKEKNQANYGFNAKTGEYEDLLDKGVIDPAKVVRESLQNSTSSAAMLLTTDAVISDIPKKDDDKGGDDMGGMGGMGGMGGGMPGMM; via the coding sequence ATGGCAAAAACAATAAGATATGGGGATGATTCAAGAAAACAAGTTTATTCAGGTATCAAAAAAGTTGCAGATGCAGTTTCTGTAACAATGTGACCAAAGTGAAGAAATGTAATACTAGAAAAGTCTTATGGTGCACCTACTGTAACTAACGATGGTGTTACTGTAGCAAAAGAAATAGAGCTTGAAGATCATTTAGAAAATATTTGAGCAGAGCTTTTGAAAGAAGCAGCAAACAAAACTAATGATGCTGCAGGTGATGGTACTACTTCTACAGCAGTGCTTGTAGATGCTATAGTTAATGAGTGACTTAGATATGTGAGTTCTTGAGTAAATCCATTTGCTCTATGAAGAGGTCTTCACAAAGCAACTGAAAAAGTGGTAGAAGAACTTTGAAAACAATCTAAAGCAGTAGATACAAAAGAACAAATTAGACAGGTAGCTACCATATCTGCTCAAGATGAGGAAGTTTGAGAACATATTGCTGAGGTTATGGAAGAAGTTTGAAATGATTGAGTAATAACTGTGGAAGAATGAAGATCTTTGGGTCTTGAGAAAGATGTAGTAAAAGGTATGCAGTTTGATCAATGATATGTAAGTCCTTATTTTGTTACAGATACATGAAGAATGGAGTCTGTGGTTGAGAAACCATCAATCATAATCACAGACAAAAAAATCTCTTCTATCCAAGAAATACTTCCTTTGCTTGAACAAATATCCAATAAAGGTAAAAAAGATATTGTTCTTATAGCAGAAGAAATAGAATGAGAAGCTTTGACAACATTGGTGTTGAATAAACTAAAATGAGTTTTGAATGTTCTTACAGTGAAGGCTCCTGGGTTTGGAGATAGAAAGAAAGAAATGCTTAAAGATATAGCTACAGTAACATGATGACAAGTAATTACAGAAGAAGTTGGTCTGTCTTTGGAAAATGCAACTATGGATGTTGTTGGACAAGCAGAAAAGGTTATTTCTACTAAAGACAACACAACAATAGTATGAGGAAAAGGAAATGAAAATGATATAAATTCAAGAGTTCAAGAAATAAGAGTACAAATAGATGAAACTACTTCTGATTATGATAAAGAAAAACTTCAAGAAAGATTAGCAAGACTTGTATGAGGAGTAGCTGTGATAAGAGTTGGTGCTGCTACAGAAACAGAAATGAAAAACAAGAAATACAAAATTGAAGATGCATTGAATGCTACAAGAGCAGCTGTATCTGAATGAATAGTTGCTTGATGATGAACTGCATTGTTAAGTATTGGTAAAGTTTTGGATGGTTATCAACTTGATGATAAAGACGAACAAATTTGAGTAGAAATAATAAGAAAGGCAACTGAATATCCTGCAAGGCAAATTTCTAAAAATGCTTGATACAAAGGAGATTTAGTGATAGAAAAAGTTAAAGAAAAAAATCAAGCAAACTATTGATTTAATGCAAAAACTTGAGAATATGAAGATTTGTTGGATAAATGAGTAATAGATCCAGCTAAAGTAGTAAGAGAATCATTGCAGAACTCAACAAGTTCAGCTGCAATGCTTTTGACTACTGATGCTGTAATATCTGATATTCCAAAGAAAGATGATGATAAATGATGAGATGACATGTGAGGAATGTGAGGTATGTGAGGTATGTGATGAGGAATGCCTGGAATGATGTAA
- a CDS encoding S-layer homology domain-containing protein — translation MKRLILLMSLFIGFASSGYALTINNVSLDGHPTTSTEKYPGECVTIDIQANNTGDEDIELGDLNHVGMMDSYDFTFGTEPGDTLEPSSDVFQVVVSGEKCIDEDQEGDISFDVSISYDGGTSNQETIEIDVLQSDDVEDDEGDLRINRDWSYKNAITKDDDYAWIEFSCNKSSTATTDMGEFVAPGSGTEVEVSPGQVAEIQVYSGDLDLGENQVSVSCETEDETDTRSFNIEKYVSEEEAEEAREDGDIDDDEIDRYTSSSIEMSGNLSAKTDHGQISLSWDKAETDNEHNFDQYRIYVFESGEDPSFAGYNYLTAIGDIDNTSWGGPKRNRHGVRLSEGDYDVYVVAFDRRGERSNSISETISIGEPEDDEDTWETISSSALLRSSRYSSYTNGERVFDQGKGIIFNRSGIRTFFEEDIRIGGINRDDNITQRKESWDADFEEELGGEVQQRIFLGVDERNLRFNNPLRIDIPVPEDGTYSVKAKHYGDDDWSTDGLSTESGSCNNGVAQDGKDTVVAEDRTATIYTCAASEFVVYGESDEEDEDDDVAPTRRGSGAIRQPNLDEIPDEIRERSETKEYVINGRTIEFKIPNFRNFSDMQSVELLIDLFIEEIEKRGVLGDDLYDAVSYFNEFLFYLKMFKDYDLSAEDLEEARRNARTSANKFMEILGKYDEITIPESIDDVELEDALKFMYEKGLTKYDNAAEYGLYRNLLREESSRMFSQFAKEVLEMRPNYSRNCSFSDIGQADGTLVEYIRQVCYLGIMRGSQEKFWPKNQITRAEFITVLIRSTIGDMNEDHDPWWIEYWAVAVSEGVSENESQEQMEEPITRYEAALMFYRTYNELAD, via the coding sequence ATGAAGAGGTTAATATTACTTATGTCATTATTTATTGGCTTTGCATCATCTTGATATGCATTAACTATAAATAATGTAAGTTTGGATGGGCACCCAACTACAAGTACAGAAAAATACCCATGAGAGTGTGTGACGATAGACATACAAGCAAATAATACTGGTGATGAAGATATAGAACTTGGTGATCTAAATCATGTTTGAATGATGGATAGTTACGATTTCACATTTTGAACAGAGCCTGGTGATACTTTAGAGCCTTCTAGTGATGTATTTCAGGTGGTGGTAAGCTGAGAAAAATGTATTGATGAAGATCAAGAAGGTGATATATCTTTTGATGTAAGTATAAGTTATGATTGATGAACATCAAATCAGGAAACTATAGAAATAGATGTTTTGCAATCAGATGATGTAGAAGATGATGAATGAGATCTTAGGATAAATAGAGATTGGTCGTATAAAAATGCAATTACAAAGGATGATGATTATGCTTGGATAGAATTTTCTTGTAATAAATCTTCAACTGCTACTACTGATATGTGAGAGTTTGTAGCTCCAGGTAGTTGAACTGAGGTAGAAGTTTCTCCTGGTCAAGTAGCAGAAATACAAGTTTATTCTGGTGATTTGGATCTTTGAGAAAATCAAGTTTCTGTATCTTGTGAGACAGAAGATGAAACTGATACAAGAAGTTTCAATATAGAAAAATATGTAAGTGAAGAAGAAGCAGAAGAAGCTAGAGAAGATTGAGATATTGATGATGATGAAATAGATAGATATACTTCTTCTTCTATAGAGATGTCAGGCAATCTTTCTGCAAAAACAGATCATTGACAGATAAGTTTGTCTTGGGATAAGGCTGAAACAGACAATGAACATAATTTCGACCAATATCGTATTTATGTTTTCGAATCTGGTGAAGATCCATCGTTTGCTTGATACAACTACTTGACTGCTATTGGTGATATTGATAATACAAGTTGGTGAGGTCCAAAAAGAAATAGACATTGAGTAAGACTTAGTGAATGAGATTATGATGTATATGTTGTAGCTTTTGATAGAAGATGAGAAAGATCTAACTCAATCAGTGAAACTATAAGTATATGAGAACCAGAAGATGATGAAGATACTTGGGAAACTATAAGTTCTAGTGCACTTCTAAGGTCTTCTAGGTATAGTTCTTATACAAATGGTGAAAGAGTTTTTGATCAATGAAAAGGTATTATCTTCAACAGAAGTTGAATAAGAACATTTTTTGAGGAAGATATTAGAATAGGTGGCATAAATAGAGATGATAATATAACACAAAGAAAAGAATCTTGGGATGCAGATTTTGAAGAGGAATTGTGAGGAGAGGTTCAACAAAGAATATTTCTTGGTGTGGATGAAAGAAATCTAAGGTTTAATAATCCACTTAGAATAGATATACCAGTACCTGAAGATTGAACATATTCAGTAAAAGCTAAACATTACTGAGATGATGACTGGTCAACAGATGGTTTGTCTACTGAATCAGGAAGTTGTAATAATGGAGTAGCTCAGGACTGAAAGGATACAGTTGTAGCAGAAGATAGAACAGCTACAATATATACTTGTGCTGCATCTGAATTTGTAGTTTATGGCGAATCAGATGAAGAAGATGAAGATGATGATGTTGCTCCTACTAGAAGGTGATCTTGAGCAATACGACAACCAAATCTTGATGAAATACCAGATGAAATAAGAGAAAGATCTGAAACAAAAGAATATGTAATAAATTGAAGAACAATAGAATTCAAAATACCTAACTTTAGAAACTTTTCAGATATGCAAAGTGTTGAATTATTAATAGACTTGTTTATTGAAGAGATAGAGAAAAGATGAGTATTGGGAGATGATTTGTATGATGCTGTAAGTTATTTCAATGAATTCTTGTTTTATTTGAAGATGTTTAAGGATTATGACTTGTCTGCTGAAGATCTTGAAGAGGCAAGAAGAAATGCAAGAACATCTGCAAACAAATTTATGGAAATCTTGTGAAAATATGATGAAATAACAATACCAGAAAGTATAGATGATGTAGAACTTGAAGATGCTTTAAAGTTTATGTATGAAAAATGACTTACCAAATACGATAATGCAGCAGAGTATTGATTGTATCGTAATTTGTTAAGAGAAGAATCATCAAGAATGTTCTCTCAATTTGCCAAGGAAGTGTTAGAAATGAGGCCAAATTATTCAAGAAATTGTAGTTTTAGTGATATTTGACAAGCAGACTGAACACTTGTTGAGTATATAAGACAGGTTTGTTATCTTTGAATAATGAGAGGTTCTCAAGAAAAGTTTTGGCCTAAAAATCAAATAACAAGAGCAGAATTTATAACAGTACTTATCAGGTCTACTATAGGAGATATGAATGAAGATCATGATCCTTGGTGGATAGAATACTGGGCAGTAGCTGTTAGTGAATGAGTATCAGAAAATGAAAGTCAAGAGCAGATGGAAGAACCAATTACAAGGTATGAAGCTGCATTAATGTTTTATAGAACATATAATGAATTAGCAGACTAA
- a CDS encoding mechanosensitive ion channel family protein, producing the protein MNYIEEIFGTSIENYLSLSTVFFGNTVFEYIFAFLMFLFVFFVLRIFRAVILKKLSNIFYNTKSEFDSFIIGLIQNTPRYVYITISIYIPLKYLFLPDEIDITIDAIFLVVILLQFIRIATELVKFFLARTLLNEEDKDSLTTYNLLLVIARVVIWTTSLLFLLINLGFEITPLLASLGVGGIAVAFALQNILQDIFSSISIYLDKPFKIGDFIAVNGNFGTVEKIGIKTTRIRTLQGEQLVVSNQDMTTASVNNFGEMEKRRVVFEFGIVYETPVEKVKTAKEIVKNIFEEDDIKYYTELNRVHFKDFGDFSLNFEVVHTFNTSDFDIRMDVQENINIRIMEEFEKNNINFAYPTQVVYRK; encoded by the coding sequence ATGAATTATATAGAAGAAATTTTTGGTACTAGTATTGAAAATTATTTGTCTTTGTCTACAGTGTTTTTTTGAAATACAGTATTTGAGTATATATTTGCCTTTTTAATGTTTTTATTTGTATTTTTTGTGTTAAGAATTTTTAGAGCTGTGATACTAAAAAAACTTTCTAATATTTTTTATAATACAAAATCTGAGTTTGACAGTTTTATTATAGGTCTAATTCAAAATACTCCAAGGTATGTATATATTACAATTTCTATTTATATTCCACTCAAATACTTATTTTTACCTGATGAGATTGATATAACAATAGATGCTATATTTCTTGTTGTGATTTTGTTGCAATTTATAAGAATAGCTACTGAGTTGGTGAAGTTCTTTTTGGCAAGGACATTATTAAATGAGGAAGATAAAGATTCTTTGACAACATACAATTTGCTTTTGGTAATAGCAAGAGTTGTTATATGGACTACTTCTTTGTTGTTTTTATTGATAAATCTTGGGTTTGAAATAACTCCACTTTTGGCAAGTTTGTGAGTGTGATGAATAGCAGTAGCATTTGCATTACAAAATATTCTGCAAGATATATTTTCTTCTATTTCTATATATTTAGACAAGCCATTTAAAATATGAGATTTTATAGCAGTTAACTGAAATTTTTGAACAGTAGAGAAAATATGAATCAAAACAACTCGTATTAGAACACTACAGTGAGAACAGCTAGTTGTCTCAAATCAAGATATGACAACAGCCAGTGTAAATAACTTTGGGGAAATGGAAAAAAGAAGAGTTGTTTTTGAATTTGGTATAGTTTATGAAACTCCTGTAGAAAAAGTAAAAACAGCCAAAGAAATTGTAAAAAATATTTTTGAAGAAGATGATATAAAATACTACACAGAGCTTAATAGAGTGCACTTTAAGGATTTTTGAGATTTTTCACTGAATTTTGAAGTTGTTCATACATTCAACACAAGTGATTTTGATATTAGAATGGATGTACAAGAAAATATAAATATTAGAATAATGGAAGAGTTCGAAAAAAATAATATAAATTTTGCTTATCCAACACAGGTTGTTTATAGAAAGTAG
- a CDS encoding PKD domain-containing protein produces MGQQNNTSQKDQTQNKVKQGSKLSIKAFVIGCVGFFFLFLLLVIFGLYFAMHNPEVLSNMGLEVDTVRNMLMLFAVLFFGLLFFVFFIMLVLNVYRLITTKYGKLKYAFGSGISGFMFLMVIILGAITLINIGDMTGERQVVTSNLVNPYLVREGGNLELLGDEPNIAPAYFRFELNTVVFEENFGSQVGSIQNIESFELDCGNGQTLSAGGELFSDDAFFDGMCLFEDDTSYDITLTTNYYSPETQEGESISDDVINLDFDSKVDLTVDGGSYDLSSAGDQIIAGAVPANLRFDAGDVFTDLNLPNINIEWDLNGDGDIDVEDTSSVTHTISDPGVSEIRYRLPDVSDKFYSIRLRTQESNAPACDVDFEERSGGQYDIDVSVPSAVSADAYTYVIYNEDDGEEHEVVETSDDSITEEIPGGSNYIIQVEYETFDGEVGFCETESFHAGASDYELDYDLGAILGSDDEISNLEQNDEGEYTAGRLPVRLQLQINGLEPEPTGDYRKIVRLDGDRIMGRDGEFREVIREEGEYTIQVTIEDDRGNEIQRDINLVVEEAPLEARLDVSPDSGESPLDVTLDGSISNLNVEDDRIAYFHWDFGDGESIDSTSDGVVEHTYEFDNETGGRFTPSVTVETHEGLEDTAEQDIVVQRERRDLDISTPNNPTQSASVGERVEFEVDVDGMIDYVEWDFDDGSSMSGEGRQYTEVGNTFEEEGTYRVEVEVSFEDSPSVSGRIRIEVE; encoded by the coding sequence ATGTGACAACAAAATAATACTTCTCAAAAAGATCAAACTCAAAACAAAGTAAAACAATGATCTAAACTATCTATAAAAGCATTTGTAATTTGATGTGTTGGTTTTTTCTTTTTGTTTTTGCTTTTGGTGATTTTTGGTTTGTATTTTGCAATGCACAACCCTGAAGTTTTATCAAATATGGGGTTGGAAGTAGATACTGTTAGAAATATGTTGATGCTTTTTGCTGTTTTGTTTTTTTGATTGTTGTTTTTTGTGTTTTTTATTATGCTTGTTTTAAATGTTTATAGGCTTATTACTACAAAATACTGAAAGTTAAAATATGCTTTTGGGAGTGGAATTTCTTGATTTATGTTTTTGATGGTTATTATACTTTGAGCTATAACACTTATTAATATTGGTGATATGACAGGTGAAAGGCAGGTTGTTACATCTAACTTAGTTAATCCTTACCTTGTAAGAGAATGATGAAATTTGGAACTTTTGGGCGATGAACCGAACATAGCTCCAGCTTATTTTAGGTTTGAATTGAATACGGTTGTTTTTGAGGAAAATTTTGGTTCTCAGGTTTGATCTATCCAAAATATTGAATCGTTTGAATTGGATTGTGGTAATTGACAAACTTTGTCTGCTGGTGGTGAACTTTTTTCTGATGATGCGTTTTTTGATTGAATGTGTCTTTTTGAGGATGATACAAGTTATGATATTACTTTGACAACAAATTATTATAGTCCAGAAACTCAAGAATGAGAATCCATATCTGATGATGTGATAAATCTAGATTTTGATTCCAAGGTAGACCTAACTGTGGATGGTGGTTCTTATGATTTGAGTAGTGCTGGTGATCAAATAATAGCATGAGCTGTGCCAGCTAATTTAAGATTTGATGCAGGAGATGTTTTTACTGATCTAAATTTGCCTAATATAAATATAGAATGGGACTTAAACTGAGACTGAGATATTGATGTTGAAGATACCAGTAGTGTAACCCATACAATATCAGATCCTTGAGTTTCAGAAATAAGGTATAGGCTTCCAGATGTGTCAGATAAATTTTATTCTATAAGACTAAGAACACAAGAGTCAAATGCTCCAGCATGTGATGTTGATTTTGAAGAAAGATCAGGCTGACAGTATGATATAGATGTATCAGTGCCTTCAGCTGTTTCTGCAGATGCATATACCTATGTAATATACAACGAGGATGATTGAGAAGAACATGAAGTTGTTGAAACTTCAGATGATAGTATAACTGAAGAAATTCCTTGATGAAGCAATTATATAATTCAGGTAGAATATGAAACTTTTGATTGAGAGGTGGGATTTTGTGAAACAGAATCTTTTCATGCTTGAGCAAGTGATTATGAACTTGATTATGATCTTTGAGCTATTTTATGATCTGATGATGAAATCTCTAATTTAGAGCAAAATGATGAGTGAGAATATACAGCTGGTAGACTGCCTGTAAGATTACAACTTCAAATAAATGGACTTGAACCAGAACCAACATGAGATTATAGAAAAATAGTAAGACTTGATTGAGATAGAATAATGTGAAGAGATTGAGAATTTCGTGAAGTAATAAGAGAAGAGTGAGAGTATACTATACAAGTGACTATTGAAGATGATAGAGGGAATGAAATTCAGCGTGATATTAATCTTGTTGTGGAAGAAGCTCCTTTGGAAGCAAGGCTTGATGTTAGTCCAGATAGTTGAGAAAGTCCTTTGGATGTTACTTTGGATGGATCAATTTCAAATTTAAATGTAGAAGATGATAGAATTGCTTACTTTCATTGGGATTTTGGTGATGGAGAAAGTATAGATAGTACAAGTGATGGTGTAGTAGAGCACACTTATGAGTTTGATAATGAAACATGATGAAGATTTACACCTAGTGTAACTGTAGAAACTCATGAATGATTAGAAGATACTGCAGAACAAGATATTGTGGTTCAAAGAGAAAGAAGAGATTTAGATATATCTACACCAAATAATCCAACTCAATCTGCAAGTGTATGAGAGAGGGTTGAATTTGAAGTAGATGTTGATTGAATGATTGATTATGTAGAATGGGATTTTGATGATGGTAGTAGTATGAGTGGAGAGTGAAGACAATATACTGAAGTAGGAAATACTTTTGAAGAAGAGTGAACATATAGGGTGGAAGTTGAAGTTAGTTTTGAGGATTCACCATCTGTTAGTGGAAGAATAAGAATTGAAGTTGAGTAA
- a CDS encoding AAA family ATPase translates to MICGNDASSEIVKKIFNLIEKNKVDSNFVLLSGPSNVGKSTLVRKLSKNILKDFYDNDFLFVKDLSYYLGKKHSLKVDVGEKDRKIDIPNVGSFYDMGSRQIIDWCHKSANSGKKIILLENIERMSNSAANSLLKLFEEPPKQTFIFATTENKFSIISTIYSRAFIVNFYSLNYEEVVCYLESDFPDTDKRKLELAAKFSLGRFGFAKKLLKSTADLNFEDIESYFERFVNLLNYSGNYSEKYKILENIKKSGWIMIFFDILAYHFSIKKQFDRLEHIFYARRLIEGNVSYENVFLDFLLNIDNVEKKV, encoded by the coding sequence ATGATTTGTGGAAATGATGCATCGTCTGAAATAGTGAAAAAAATTTTTAATCTTATTGAAAAAAATAAGGTTGATTCTAATTTTGTGTTGCTAAGTTGACCCTCAAATGTAGGGAAATCAACTCTTGTCAGAAAGCTTTCAAAAAATATATTGAAAGATTTTTATGATAATGATTTTTTATTTGTTAAAGATTTATCTTATTATCTTTGAAAAAAACATTCTTTAAAAGTTGATGTTTGAGAAAAAGATAGAAAAATAGATATTCCAAATGTTTGAAGTTTTTATGATATGTGATCAAGACAAATTATAGATTGGTGTCATAAATCAGCAAATTCTTGAAAGAAAATAATACTTTTGGAAAATATTGAAAGAATGAGTAATTCAGCTGCTAATTCACTGCTAAAGTTATTTGAAGAGCCTCCAAAGCAGACATTTATTTTTGCTACTACAGAAAACAAATTTTCAATAATTTCTACTATTTATTCAAGGGCATTTATAGTGAATTTTTATAGTTTGAATTATGAGGAGGTAGTTTGTTATTTGGAGTCTGATTTTCCAGATACTGATAAGAGAAAGTTGGAGCTTGCTGCAAAATTTTCTTTGGGAAGATTTGGATTTGCCAAAAAACTTTTGAAATCTACTGCAGACTTAAATTTTGAGGATATTGAATCTTATTTTGAAAGATTTGTTAATCTTTTGAATTATTCTTGAAATTATTCAGAAAAATATAAAATATTGGAAAATATTAAAAAATCTTGATGGATAATGATTTTTTTTGATATTTTGGCATATCATTTTTCAATAAAAAAGCAATTTGATAGATTGGAACATATTTTTTATGCAAGAAGACTTATAGAATGAAATGTTTCTTATGAAAATGTTTTTTTAGATTTTTTGCTGAATATTGATAATGTTGAAAAAAAGGTATAA
- a CDS encoding ribonuclease P protein component: MLKKRYKLTGKDINFLFKKQNIVHGKYFSFFWFYQYPNRKYNQFAFQVPLKLSKKATTRNFIKRQLFEYIKKKQYEKKTFNGGYYKVFIVFNKKTIAFLKENVESEQKKLIKEQILDFFAFSFNNLNKFLGKR; the protein is encoded by the coding sequence ATGTTGAAAAAAAGGTATAAGCTGACTTGAAAAGATATAAATTTTTTGTTCAAAAAACAAAATATTGTACATTGAAAATATTTTTCCTTTTTTTGGTTTTATCAATATCCAAATAGAAAGTACAACCAGTTTGCTTTTCAGGTGCCTTTGAAGTTGTCAAAAAAAGCTACTACTAGGAATTTTATAAAAAGACAGCTTTTTGAATATATTAAAAAAAAACAATATGAGAAAAAAACCTTTAATTGATGATATTATAAAGTATTTATAGTTTTCAACAAAAAAACTATTGCCTTTTTGAAAGAAAATGTTGAATCTGAACAAAAAAAACTTATAAAAGAACAAATACTTGATTTTTTTGCTTTCAGTTTTAATAATCTAAATAAATTTTTATGAAAGAGGTAA
- a CDS encoding AI-2E family transporter → MKEVKSYLQHIVDKVKSKTKQIKDKNEKEFKEIEEIDKKADGSTKKSKTLIENVTQKADLRSILTFWLVGIFVVYLGYVLFDSLDLLYLVLAAFIISIAMEAVIDIFQKKLPRILSIVLAYLFLFMLLLSGFLVIVPFVLAQSADIVQIFLDMINQLQKDLRTEGLRYVIETSNLIPGIIKQFILEGLQDREVVMAIQYAIQENISQIASFGTNFINNIGGIVVSIVGGFFSALFQIFLVLVLAIFFSAQKDSVINFIAGVTNHKEYMILKIQKLYRKLGFWLKGQFLLSIFIFFTVLLVLNTIAVFGLDLPNKFTLALIAGITEFIPIIGPILGAIPAVLVAVSEYGLIGFLVIVIVYTLIQGFENYVLVPMVMNHALGVNALLILIAMLIGGSLMGFVGIVLSVPIAVIANLIFEDIVK, encoded by the coding sequence ATGAAAGAGGTAAAGTCATATCTTCAACATATTGTTGATAAGGTGAAGTCTAAAACAAAGCAAATTAAAGATAAAAATGAGAAAGAATTCAAAGAAATCGAAGAAATTGATAAAAAAGCAGATTGATCAACAAAAAAGTCAAAGACTCTAATTGAAAACGTTACTCAAAAAGCAGATTTAAGGTCGATACTAACATTTTGGCTTGTATGAATTTTTGTAGTATATCTGTGATATGTGCTTTTTGATTCTTTGGATCTTTTGTATTTGGTGTTGGCAGCATTTATAATTTCAATTGCAATGGAAGCAGTTATTGATATTTTCCAAAAAAAGCTTCCAAGAATACTTTCTATAGTGTTGGCATATTTGTTTTTGTTTATGTTGCTATTATCAGGTTTTTTGGTAATAGTACCTTTTGTGCTTGCTCAAAGTGCTGATATAGTTCAAATATTTTTGGATATGATAAATCAGCTTCAAAAAGATTTGAGAACCGAATGACTTAGATATGTGATAGAAACAAGTAATCTTATTCCTTGAATTATAAAACAATTTATACTTGAATGATTACAGGATAGAGAAGTTGTGATGGCAATACAATATGCTATCCAAGAAAATATATCTCAAATAGCATCTTTTGGTACGAACTTTATCAATAATATTTGAGGAATAGTGGTTTCAATAGTTGGTGGATTTTTTTCTGCTTTGTTTCAAATATTTTTGGTGTTGGTCTTGGCTATATTCTTTTCTGCACAAAAAGATTCTGTTATAAACTTCATAGCTTGAGTAACAAACCACAAAGAATATATGATACTGAAAATACAAAAACTGTATAGAAAATTGTGATTCTGGTTGAAATGACAGTTTTTATTGAGTATCTTTATATTTTTTACTGTATTGTTGGTGTTGAACACTATAGCAGTATTTGGTTTGGATTTGCCCAACAAATTTACGCTTGCTCTAATAGCATGAATTACTGAGTTTATACCAATAATATGACCTATATTGTGAGCTATACCAGCAGTGCTTGTGGCAGTATCTGAGTACTGATTGATTTGATTTTTGGTGATAGTTATAGTTTATACTCTTATTCAGTGATTTGAAAATTATGTATTGGTGCCAATGGTGATGAATCATGCTCTTTGAGTTAATGCTCTTTTGATACTGATAGCAATGCTTATTTGAGGTTCTTTGATGTGATTTGTATGAATTGTACTATCAGTTCCAATTGCAGTGATTGCAAATTTGATATTTGAGGATATAGTAAAATAA